The Pseudomonas kermanshahensis genome includes a window with the following:
- a CDS encoding YbgA family protein encodes MQAATAHSKPRIAISACLTGHSVRYNGGHKASDLCRTQLEAHFEWVPVCPEVAIGLGIPRDPIRLVGNPEQPEVVGTRNPGMDLTGPLRTYGEQMAGELDDICGYIFMQKSPSCGLERVKVYQDNGHPAFHGGRGVYAQAFCSLRPDLPVEEEGRLHDAVLRENFISRVYAYADWQRLLAEGLSRGALVRFHARYKYLLMANNPQAYRTLGRLLGTMSRDDDPQEIGPRYFSELMQALRRCASRGTHCNVLQHLSGYFKDALTAQDKAELQTLISQYQQGVVPLVVPLTLLKHHLRKHPDPYLMQQAYLQPHPESLGLRNAV; translated from the coding sequence ATGCAAGCCGCCACCGCCCACAGCAAGCCTCGCATCGCGATCAGCGCCTGCCTGACCGGCCACAGTGTGCGCTACAACGGCGGGCACAAGGCCTCTGATCTGTGCCGCACACAACTGGAAGCGCATTTCGAATGGGTGCCCGTTTGCCCAGAAGTGGCTATCGGCCTCGGCATTCCACGCGATCCTATCCGCCTGGTCGGCAACCCTGAGCAACCCGAAGTGGTCGGCACCCGCAACCCCGGCATGGACCTGACCGGCCCGCTGCGCACCTATGGCGAGCAGATGGCCGGCGAGCTCGATGATATCTGCGGCTACATCTTCATGCAGAAGTCGCCCTCCTGCGGCCTGGAGCGGGTCAAGGTCTACCAGGACAACGGCCACCCCGCCTTCCATGGCGGCCGCGGCGTGTACGCCCAGGCCTTCTGCAGCCTGCGTCCGGACCTGCCGGTGGAAGAGGAAGGCCGCCTGCACGATGCTGTGCTGCGCGAAAACTTCATCAGCCGCGTGTACGCCTATGCCGATTGGCAGCGGCTGTTGGCCGAAGGCCTCAGCCGCGGCGCGCTGGTGCGCTTTCATGCGCGCTACAAGTACCTGTTGATGGCCAACAACCCCCAAGCCTACCGCACGCTGGGGCGGCTGCTCGGCACCATGAGCCGCGATGACGACCCACAGGAGATCGGGCCACGTTACTTCAGCGAGCTGATGCAAGCGCTACGTCGCTGTGCCAGCCGTGGCACCCACTGCAACGTGCTGCAGCACCTGAGCGGCTACTTCAAAGATGCCCTGACCGCACAGGACAAGGCCGAATTGCAAACCCTCATCAGCCAGTACCAACAAGGCGTGGTGCCGCTGGTCGTGCCACTGACCTTGCTCAAGCATCACCTGCGCAAACACCCCGACCCTTACCTGATGCAGCAAGCCTACCTGCAACCACACCCCGAGAGCCTGGGGCTTCGTAATGCCGTCTGA
- a CDS encoding MerR family transcriptional regulator, whose translation MPSESLLPIGELARRTGVNPVTLRAWERRYGLLKPQRTAKGHRLYSIEQVERVEAILAWLQRGASVGQVRELLDKPTSSAPQSDWQARQAQLIEAIANLSQRALDQQLNQAMALYPAITLCEQLLLPLLDSLELRWRNYFNARLEQVFFQTWLRSKLGARVYHDNQLLQGPAVLLAEDSEEAFDPALWLCAWLLSSNGIPVEVLEQPVGGPQLQRAIAALQPRALLLHLGPRIDSKALQRLLQGIPGPKLLGGATLALHQAHLNALDLPELFLFDTPQSALRVLQGNGRRPVEMNAPCN comes from the coding sequence ATGCCGTCTGAAAGCCTGCTGCCTATCGGCGAGCTCGCCCGCCGCACCGGCGTCAACCCCGTCACCCTGCGTGCCTGGGAACGTCGGTACGGCCTGCTCAAGCCGCAACGCACCGCTAAAGGGCACCGGTTGTATTCCATCGAGCAGGTCGAACGTGTCGAAGCGATCCTGGCCTGGCTGCAGCGCGGCGCGTCGGTGGGCCAGGTGCGTGAGCTGCTCGACAAACCCACCAGCAGCGCCCCGCAAAGCGACTGGCAGGCCCGGCAGGCGCAGTTGATCGAGGCCATCGCCAACCTCTCGCAACGTGCACTCGACCAGCAACTCAACCAAGCCATGGCGCTGTACCCCGCCATCACCCTGTGCGAGCAACTGCTGCTGCCCCTGCTCGACAGCCTGGAGCTGCGCTGGCGCAACTATTTCAATGCCCGGCTTGAACAGGTGTTTTTCCAAACCTGGCTGCGCAGCAAGCTCGGCGCCCGGGTGTACCACGACAACCAACTGCTACAAGGCCCAGCGGTGCTGCTGGCCGAAGACAGCGAGGAGGCCTTCGACCCCGCGCTGTGGCTATGCGCCTGGCTGCTGAGCAGCAATGGCATCCCTGTCGAAGTGCTGGAACAGCCGGTCGGCGGCCCACAGCTGCAACGGGCGATCGCCGCACTGCAGCCGCGCGCCCTCCTGCTGCACCTGGGGCCACGCATCGACAGCAAAGCCTTGCAGCGCCTGCTGCAAGGCATACCGGGGCCAAAACTGCTGGGCGGCGCCACGCTCGCCCTGCATCAGGCCCACCTGAACGCCCTCGACCTTCCCGAGCTCTTCCTGTTCGATACCCCACAGTCGGCATTGCGCGTGCTTCAAGGCAATGGCCGCCGGCCTGTAGAGATGAATGCACCATGCAACTGA